In Massilia forsythiae, one DNA window encodes the following:
- a CDS encoding PAS domain-containing sensor histidine kinase gives MEAFVTCSAPAPVPPSAPLASADAFRSIAELAGDLAFILDCATGMPVYLSARIDDLLGYNAKDIEQQLAEGGDGPLAALCGGLRERLRRFAAGDGSRLRVLREFEVRRPDGRLAPVEVISTLLAGADGKPAALAGIVRDLSARRARELEQKRFASMLNHEFRTPLSTIDGAIQRLEATGANADEATRQRYRKIAVAADRLIAMLDDYLSPERMAQLGRQRQPNGVSPRLLLEEVTAQARVAGRPVQLDADDVPSVLRGEAAGLRLALKVLLENALRYTPAGSALHVSGRRTGGGVELALRDEGPGVPEAEAPHIFGKGYRGANAAGLPGKGLGLYMARSVAEAAGGALGVVAAGGGAEFRLWLPAQDAGAKDLASREASSDNRNDNGESRPPKEET, from the coding sequence TTGGAAGCTTTCGTGACCTGCAGCGCTCCCGCCCCCGTTCCTCCTTCCGCGCCGCTGGCCAGCGCCGATGCCTTCCGCAGCATCGCCGAACTAGCCGGCGATCTCGCCTTCATCCTCGACTGTGCTACCGGCATGCCGGTCTACCTCAGCGCGCGTATCGACGACCTGCTGGGGTACAATGCAAAAGATATTGAACAGCAACTCGCCGAAGGCGGCGACGGCCCCTTGGCGGCATTGTGCGGCGGCCTGCGCGAGCGCCTGCGGCGCTTCGCCGCCGGCGACGGTTCGCGCCTGCGCGTGCTGCGCGAATTCGAGGTGCGCCGCCCCGACGGACGCCTGGCGCCGGTCGAGGTGATCTCGACCCTGCTGGCGGGCGCCGACGGCAAGCCGGCCGCGCTGGCCGGCATCGTGCGCGACCTGTCGGCGCGGCGTGCGCGCGAACTCGAGCAGAAGCGCTTCGCCAGCATGCTGAATCACGAATTCCGCACACCGCTGTCGACCATCGACGGCGCCATCCAGCGCCTGGAAGCGACCGGCGCCAATGCCGACGAGGCGACACGCCAGCGCTACCGCAAGATCGCGGTGGCTGCCGACCGACTGATCGCGATGCTGGACGACTATCTGTCGCCGGAGCGGATGGCGCAGCTGGGACGCCAGCGCCAGCCGAACGGCGTGTCGCCGCGGCTGCTGCTGGAAGAGGTGACGGCGCAGGCGCGCGTGGCCGGCCGCCCGGTGCAACTGGATGCCGACGATGTGCCGTCGGTCCTGCGCGGCGAGGCGGCCGGCCTGCGCCTGGCCTTGAAGGTGCTGCTGGAAAATGCGCTGCGCTATACGCCGGCCGGCAGTGCGCTGCACGTGAGCGGCCGCCGCACCGGCGGCGGCGTCGAGCTGGCGCTGCGCGACGAAGGGCCGGGCGTGCCGGAAGCGGAGGCGCCGCACATCTTCGGCAAGGGTTACCGCGGCGCCAACGCGGCCGGCCTGCCGGGCAAGGGACTGGGCCTGTACATGGCGCGTTCGGTGGCCGAAGCGGCCGGCGGCGCGCTGGGCGTGGTGGCGGCCGGCGGCGGCGCCGAGTTCCGCTTGTGGCTGCCGGCCCAGGATGCCGGGGCGAAAGACCTTGCCTCGCGCGAGGCCAGCAGTGATAATCGGAATGACAATGGGGAAAGCCGCCCGCCAAAGGAAGAGACCTGA
- a CDS encoding response regulator transcription factor — MTQILIVEDNGEYAGDMADFLKELGHEVTIATTAGDMWAALTRTPAAVVVLDLGLPDEDGFNVIPRMRQLYPEIGLLVLTGRVAFDNRILGLRLGADHYLTKPIKFPELAAHIEALDRRVRPAEPAPVPSKWTLRVSARQLELMGKVIDLTEKECNFLHLLTINTRPVPRQVIVAGMGGDDPDASRRVDMLVYRLRKKARTGLGQDLPLRSAYGEGYSLSAGFTLA; from the coding sequence ATGACGCAAATACTGATTGTTGAAGACAATGGCGAGTACGCCGGCGACATGGCCGACTTTCTCAAGGAACTGGGCCATGAGGTGACGATCGCCACCACCGCCGGCGACATGTGGGCGGCGCTGACGCGCACCCCGGCCGCGGTGGTGGTGCTCGACCTCGGCTTGCCGGACGAGGATGGCTTCAACGTCATTCCGCGCATGCGCCAGCTGTATCCCGAGATCGGGCTGCTGGTGCTGACCGGCCGCGTGGCCTTCGACAACCGCATCCTCGGCCTGCGCCTGGGCGCCGACCACTACCTGACGAAACCGATCAAGTTCCCGGAACTGGCCGCCCACATCGAGGCGCTGGACCGGCGCGTGCGTCCGGCGGAGCCGGCCCCGGTGCCGAGCAAGTGGACGCTGCGGGTGTCCGCGCGCCAGCTCGAACTGATGGGCAAGGTCATCGACCTGACCGAAAAGGAGTGCAATTTCCTGCACCTGCTGACGATCAACACCCGGCCGGTGCCGCGCCAGGTGATCGTGGCCGGCATGGGCGGCGACGACCCGGATGCGAGCCGCCGCGTGGACATGCTGGTCTACCGCCTGCGCAAGAAGGCGCGCACCGGACTGGGGCAGGACCTGCCGCTGCGCAGCGCGTATGGCGAGGGCTACAGCCTGTCGGCCGGGTTCACGCTGGCCTGA
- a CDS encoding transposase, which yields MARQSRLILPHQPHHLVQRGNDNAVIFRDDEDYRAFLAWLKDSARAYRVAIHAYVLLPDQLQLLATPADEAGLALMMQKVGRLYVPWFNAKHGRSGTLFGGRFRTSVIDPMQYFLACMCYIELHPVRLQQAAAALDYPWSSHAHHAGVRTDALITDHAKFWELGNTPFQREAAYNALAQQGLAMDQLEAIDGAVQKGAALGSHAFKTELEKKTRRRILPAKRGRPFKVKDTSSTS from the coding sequence ATGGCCCGCCAGTCCCGCCTGATCCTGCCGCACCAGCCGCACCACCTCGTCCAGCGCGGCAACGACAATGCGGTCATCTTCCGCGACGACGAGGATTACCGCGCTTTCCTCGCCTGGCTCAAGGACAGCGCCCGGGCCTACCGGGTCGCCATCCATGCCTACGTGCTGCTGCCGGACCAGCTGCAATTGCTCGCCACCCCTGCCGACGAAGCGGGACTGGCGCTGATGATGCAAAAGGTCGGTCGCCTGTATGTGCCGTGGTTCAATGCGAAACATGGCCGCTCCGGCACCCTGTTCGGCGGACGTTTCCGCACTTCCGTCATCGACCCGATGCAGTATTTTTTGGCCTGCATGTGCTACATCGAGCTGCACCCGGTGCGCTTGCAGCAGGCAGCCGCCGCGCTCGACTACCCATGGTCGAGCCACGCCCACCACGCCGGGGTGCGTACCGATGCGCTGATCACTGACCACGCCAAGTTCTGGGAACTGGGCAATACGCCGTTCCAGCGTGAAGCGGCCTACAACGCGCTGGCGCAGCAGGGCCTGGCCATGGACCAGCTGGAAGCCATCGACGGCGCCGTGCAGAAGGGCGCGGCGCTGGGTTCACACGCCTTCAAGACGGAACTGGAAAAGAAGACCAGGCGCCGCATCCTGCCGGCCAAGCGCGGACGGCCGTTCAAGGTGAAGGACACCTCCTCGACGAGCTGA
- a CDS encoding acetate kinase, whose translation MWNHARSRLLFIGGLSIVLARPLQAQTAQEDAAPDAGQRPPRVAPLFEQPGVLTPRGTYVVEPAVQFAHSSSDRIAFAGYAMILTLFDPRIDVREVRRNSTVASLTARRGITNRFELEVRVPYVYRSDDIVSRDMVAGAVTDRVVQDSGKAIGDVELAARYQLNQGSLHRPYFVGGVRFKSRTGRDPFEAVTDCLVRCTEQNAAGTGLPSNLATGSGFYALEPNIAWFMPANPATFFGTVSYMHNFKRSNVNRKVLNGGSEPLGTITPPDSFGFNAGIGFALNDKVGLSVGYDHISVGRAKQNGQTLPNSLRLQLGTIMAGFSYRLDQRRTINVSIGGGLTRDAPDVGLMVRVPLAF comes from the coding sequence ATGTGGAATCATGCGCGTTCGAGGTTGTTGTTCATCGGCGGGTTGTCGATCGTCCTTGCCCGCCCCCTGCAGGCGCAGACGGCGCAGGAAGACGCGGCGCCGGACGCCGGCCAGCGCCCGCCCAGGGTCGCGCCGCTGTTCGAGCAGCCCGGCGTGCTGACGCCGCGCGGCACCTATGTCGTCGAGCCTGCCGTGCAATTCGCCCATTCGTCGAGCGACCGGATCGCGTTCGCGGGGTATGCGATGATCCTGACGCTGTTCGATCCCCGCATCGACGTGCGCGAAGTGCGGCGCAACAGCACCGTGGCCAGCCTGACGGCGCGGCGCGGCATCACCAACCGTTTCGAACTGGAAGTGCGGGTTCCCTATGTGTATCGCAGCGACGATATCGTAAGCCGCGACATGGTTGCCGGCGCCGTAACGGATCGCGTCGTTCAAGACAGCGGCAAGGCCATCGGCGACGTCGAACTCGCGGCGCGCTACCAGTTAAATCAGGGCAGCCTGCATAGACCGTATTTTGTCGGCGGCGTGCGTTTCAAATCGCGTACCGGACGCGATCCTTTCGAAGCGGTCACCGATTGCCTGGTACGTTGCACAGAACAGAATGCCGCCGGCACCGGCCTGCCGTCGAATCTGGCGACCGGTTCCGGCTTTTATGCGCTCGAACCGAATATTGCGTGGTTCATGCCCGCCAATCCCGCCACGTTTTTCGGCACTGTAAGCTACATGCACAATTTCAAACGCAGTAATGTCAACCGTAAAGTATTGAATGGCGGCAGTGAGCCGCTCGGCACCATCACGCCGCCGGATTCGTTCGGCTTCAATGCCGGCATCGGATTTGCATTGAACGATAAAGTGGGACTCAGTGTCGGCTACGACCATATCTCGGTCGGCCGGGCAAAGCAGAACGGTCAGACGCTGCCGAACTCCCTGCGCCTGCAGCTCGGCACGATCATGGCGGGCTTTTCCTACCGCCTCGATCAGCGGCGCACGATCAACGTGTCGATCGGCGGCGGACTGACGCGCGACGCGCCCGACGTCGGCCTGATGGTGCGCGTGCCCTTGGCTTTCTGA
- a CDS encoding TssQ family T6SS-associated lipoprotein, translated as MNARRGFSPMMSFPSPWMRSCRSRLCCVLLPLMLAGCADLDPPRAAAGMQHAQDDVHKSAAILLDGIRLYENGNYKAAIATLAAPGMRDAPHAIQVEALKYTAFSYCVMEDYAACRHAFDPSLALDAGFVLRPSERGHPMWGPVFEQAKAASEQHHVDTALDQDRERWRGIDLWRAR; from the coding sequence ATGAATGCCCGGCGCGGCTTCTCGCCCATGATGTCGTTCCCCTCGCCATGGATGCGCAGTTGCCGTTCGCGGTTGTGCTGTGTCCTGCTGCCGCTGATGCTGGCCGGCTGTGCCGATCTCGATCCGCCGCGCGCCGCGGCAGGCATGCAGCATGCACAGGATGACGTGCACAAATCGGCGGCCATCCTGCTCGACGGTATCCGGTTGTATGAAAACGGTAACTACAAGGCAGCGATCGCTACACTGGCGGCCCCCGGGATGCGCGACGCGCCGCATGCCATCCAGGTCGAAGCGCTGAAATACACTGCATTCAGCTATTGCGTCATGGAAGACTACGCGGCATGCCGCCACGCCTTCGACCCGTCGCTGGCGCTCGACGCCGGTTTCGTATTGCGCCCGAGCGAGCGTGGCCATCCCATGTGGGGACCGGTATTCGAACAGGCCAAAGCCGCAAGCGAGCAACACCATGTGGATACGGCACTGGACCAAGACCGCGAACGCTGGCGCGGCATCGACCTGTGGCGGGCTCGTTGA
- a CDS encoding glutamate synthase-related protein: MIAQGLYDPANEHDACGVGFIAHIKGNKSHSIIEQGLMILKNLDHRGAVGADALMGDGAGILIQIPDQYYRDEMGRQGVELPPPGEYGVGMVFLPKEHASRIACEQEIERAVRAEGQVVLGWRNVPVDDTMPMSPTVRAKEPVIRQIFIGRGPDVMVTDALERKLYVIRKSSGHAIQALKLMHGKEFFVPSMSARTIVYKGLLLADQVGVYYKDLQDPRCVSALALVHQRFSTNTFPEWPLAHPYRLIAHNGEINTVKGNFNWTRAREGVMKSAVLGDDLNKLFPLIYEGQSDTACFDNALELLVMAGYPIAQAMMMMIPEAWENHASMDENRRAFYEYYAAMMEPWDGPAAMAFTDGRHIGGTLDRNGLRPARYVVTDDDLVVMASESGVLPIPESRIVKKWRLQPGKMFLIDLEAGRIIDDKELKDTYSNAKPYKAWIKSVRIKLGEIKLSESQLAQGRTKDTPAQGEKAAVSLLDRQQAFGYTQEDLKFLMAPMAVLGEEATGSMGNDSPLAVMSNKLKPLYSYFKQLFAQVTNPPIDPIREAMVMSLVSFIGPKPNLLDTNNVNPPMRLEVSQPVIGFDDMARLRNISLHTGGKFKSYELNICYPVAWGKEGIEASLASLCAEAVDAVKSGHNILIVSDRALSAETVAIPALLATSAIHQHLVQRGLRASTGLVVETGSARETHHFALLGGYGAEAVHPYLALETLADLAHGLPHEIAPEKVMLNYTKAVGKGLMKVMSKMGISTYMSYCGAQIFEAVGLNKSLVNKYFKGTSSTVEGIGLFEVAEEALRLHALAFGNDPVLAQALDVGGEYAFRVRGEDHLWTPDAIAKLQHSTRANNFSTYKEYAQIINDQSRRHLTLRGLMEFKIDPSRAIPLDEVEPAKEIVKRFATGAMSLGSISTEAHATLAVAMNRIGGKSNTGEGGEDPRRYMGEFKGIKIAKGESLASILGADRVVADIPLQEGDSLRSKIKQVASGRFGVSAEYLASADQIQIKMAQGAKPGEGGQLPGHKVSEYIASLRVSVPGVGLISPPPHHDIYSIEDLAQLIHDLKNANPNASISVKLVSEVGIGTVAAGVSKAKADHVVVAGHDGGTGASPLSSVKHAGTPWELGLAETQQTLVLNGLRSRIRVQADGQMRTGRDVVIAALLGADEIGFATAPLVVEGCIMMRKCHLNTCPVGVATQDPVLRAKFSGKPEHVVNYFFFVAEEARQIMAQLGIRSYDELIGRADLLDRSRAVGHWKAQGLDFSNIFYQPKVDSPRALLHSDTQDHGLERALDHKLIAQAKQALEKGERVSFISPVRNVNRTVGTMLSGEVAKRYGHAGLPDDTIHIQLQGTAGQSAGAFLAAGITLDLVGEGNDYVGKGLSGGRIIVRPNTEFRGWAVDNIIVGNTVLYGAIAGEAFLNGVAGERFAVRNSGSTAVVEGVGDHGCEYMTGGTVVVLGDTGRNFAAGMSGGVAYVYDPKGEFEGRCNTSMVNLERVQSTKEQSDQSSWHAQTRNGPRESDEAILKRLIERHFKHTGSTRARNLLDDWATSRTKFVKVFPTDYKRALEEMHFASMEEANDKIELVA; this comes from the coding sequence ATGATTGCCCAAGGTCTGTACGATCCCGCCAATGAACACGACGCCTGCGGCGTCGGTTTCATCGCCCATATCAAGGGCAATAAAAGCCATTCGATCATCGAGCAGGGCCTGATGATCCTGAAAAACCTGGACCACCGCGGTGCGGTCGGCGCCGATGCGCTGATGGGCGACGGCGCCGGCATCCTGATCCAGATCCCCGACCAGTACTACCGCGACGAGATGGGCCGCCAGGGCGTCGAACTGCCGCCGCCGGGAGAGTACGGCGTCGGCATGGTGTTCCTGCCGAAGGAACACGCGTCGCGCATTGCCTGCGAACAGGAAATCGAGCGCGCCGTGCGCGCCGAGGGGCAGGTGGTACTCGGCTGGCGCAACGTGCCGGTGGACGACACCATGCCGATGTCGCCGACCGTGCGCGCCAAGGAACCGGTGATCCGCCAGATCTTCATCGGCCGCGGCCCGGACGTGATGGTCACCGATGCGCTCGAGCGCAAGCTGTACGTGATCCGCAAGTCGTCCGGCCATGCGATCCAGGCGCTGAAACTGATGCACGGCAAGGAGTTCTTCGTGCCGTCGATGTCGGCGCGCACCATCGTCTACAAGGGCTTGCTGCTGGCGGACCAGGTCGGCGTCTACTACAAGGATTTGCAGGATCCGCGCTGCGTGTCGGCGCTGGCGCTGGTGCACCAGCGTTTCTCAACGAATACCTTCCCCGAATGGCCGCTGGCCCACCCGTACCGCCTGATCGCCCACAACGGCGAGATCAACACGGTCAAGGGCAATTTTAATTGGACCCGCGCGCGCGAAGGCGTCATGAAGTCGGCGGTGCTGGGCGACGACCTGAATAAACTGTTCCCGCTGATCTATGAAGGCCAGTCGGACACCGCCTGCTTCGACAACGCGCTGGAACTGCTGGTGATGGCCGGCTACCCGATCGCGCAGGCGATGATGATGATGATCCCGGAAGCCTGGGAAAACCACGCGTCGATGGATGAGAACCGGCGCGCCTTCTACGAATACTATGCGGCGATGATGGAACCGTGGGACGGCCCGGCCGCCATGGCGTTCACGGACGGCCGCCACATCGGCGGCACCCTGGACCGCAATGGCCTGCGCCCGGCGCGCTACGTGGTCACCGACGACGACCTGGTCGTGATGGCGTCCGAGTCCGGCGTGCTGCCGATCCCGGAATCGCGCATCGTCAAGAAGTGGCGGTTGCAGCCCGGAAAAATGTTCCTGATCGACCTGGAAGCCGGCCGCATCATCGACGACAAGGAACTCAAGGACACGTATTCGAACGCCAAGCCGTATAAAGCCTGGATCAAGTCGGTGCGCATCAAGCTGGGCGAGATCAAGCTGTCGGAATCGCAACTGGCGCAAGGCCGCACCAAGGACACGCCGGCGCAGGGCGAAAAGGCGGCCGTCTCGCTGCTCGACCGCCAGCAGGCGTTCGGCTATACCCAGGAAGACTTGAAATTCCTGATGGCGCCGATGGCGGTGCTGGGAGAAGAGGCGACCGGTTCGATGGGCAACGACTCGCCGCTGGCGGTGATGTCGAACAAGCTTAAGCCGCTGTATTCGTACTTCAAACAGCTGTTCGCCCAGGTGACCAACCCGCCGATCGACCCGATCCGCGAGGCGATGGTGATGTCGCTGGTGTCCTTCATCGGCCCCAAGCCGAACCTGCTCGACACCAACAACGTGAACCCGCCGATGCGCCTGGAAGTGTCGCAGCCGGTGATCGGTTTCGACGACATGGCGCGCCTGCGCAACATCAGCCTGCACACCGGCGGCAAGTTCAAGTCGTACGAATTGAACATCTGCTATCCGGTCGCGTGGGGGAAAGAGGGCATCGAAGCCTCGCTGGCCTCGCTGTGCGCGGAAGCGGTGGACGCCGTCAAATCCGGCCACAACATCCTGATCGTGTCCGACCGCGCGCTGTCGGCCGAGACGGTGGCGATCCCGGCGCTGCTGGCGACGTCCGCCATCCACCAGCACCTGGTGCAGCGCGGCCTGCGCGCCTCCACCGGCCTGGTAGTCGAGACCGGTTCCGCGCGCGAAACCCACCACTTCGCCTTGCTGGGCGGCTACGGCGCGGAAGCGGTGCACCCGTACCTGGCGCTGGAAACGCTGGCCGACCTGGCGCACGGCTTGCCGCACGAGATCGCCCCCGAGAAGGTGATGCTCAACTACACCAAAGCGGTCGGCAAGGGCCTCATGAAGGTGATGTCGAAGATGGGCATCTCGACCTACATGTCGTATTGCGGCGCCCAGATCTTCGAAGCCGTCGGCCTGAATAAATCGCTGGTGAACAAGTACTTCAAGGGCACCTCGTCGACGGTGGAAGGCATCGGCCTGTTCGAGGTGGCGGAAGAGGCGCTGCGCCTGCATGCGCTGGCCTTCGGCAACGATCCGGTGCTGGCGCAGGCGCTGGACGTGGGCGGCGAATATGCGTTCCGCGTGCGCGGCGAAGACCATTTGTGGACGCCGGACGCGATCGCGAAATTGCAGCACTCGACCCGCGCCAACAACTTCAGTACCTATAAAGAGTACGCCCAGATCATCAACGACCAGAGCCGCCGCCACCTGACGCTGCGCGGCCTGATGGAATTCAAGATCGATCCGAGCCGTGCGATCCCGCTGGACGAGGTCGAACCCGCCAAGGAAATCGTCAAGCGCTTCGCCACCGGCGCCATGTCGCTGGGGTCGATCTCGACCGAGGCGCACGCCACGCTGGCAGTGGCCATGAACCGCATCGGCGGCAAGAGCAACACCGGAGAGGGCGGCGAGGATCCGCGCCGCTACATGGGCGAATTCAAGGGCATCAAGATCGCCAAGGGAGAAAGCCTCGCCTCGATCCTGGGTGCCGACCGCGTGGTGGCCGACATCCCGTTGCAGGAAGGCGATTCGCTGCGCTCGAAGATCAAGCAGGTGGCGTCGGGCCGCTTCGGCGTCAGCGCCGAGTACCTGGCATCGGCCGACCAGATCCAGATCAAGATGGCGCAGGGTGCCAAGCCGGGAGAAGGCGGCCAGTTGCCGGGCCACAAGGTGTCGGAATACATCGCCTCGCTGCGCGTCTCGGTGCCGGGCGTCGGCCTGATCTCGCCGCCGCCGCACCACGACATCTATTCGATCGAAGACCTGGCGCAACTGATCCACGATCTCAAGAATGCCAACCCGAACGCCTCGATCTCGGTAAAGCTGGTGTCGGAAGTCGGCATCGGCACGGTCGCCGCGGGCGTGAGCAAAGCCAAGGCCGACCACGTGGTGGTGGCCGGCCATGACGGCGGCACCGGCGCGTCGCCGCTGTCGTCAGTCAAACACGCGGGCACGCCGTGGGAGCTGGGCCTGGCCGAGACGCAGCAGACGCTGGTGCTGAACGGCTTGCGCAGCCGCATCCGCGTGCAGGCCGACGGCCAGATGCGTACCGGCCGCGACGTCGTCATCGCCGCGCTGCTGGGCGCCGACGAGATCGGTTTCGCGACGGCGCCGCTGGTGGTCGAGGGCTGCATCATGATGCGTAAGTGCCACCTGAACACTTGCCCGGTCGGCGTCGCCACGCAAGACCCGGTGCTGCGCGCCAAGTTCTCGGGCAAGCCGGAACACGTGGTGAATTACTTCTTCTTCGTGGCCGAGGAAGCGCGCCAGATCATGGCGCAGCTGGGCATCCGCAGCTACGACGAACTGATCGGCCGCGCCGACCTGCTCGACCGCAGCCGCGCTGTCGGCCACTGGAAGGCGCAAGGCCTGGACTTCAGCAACATTTTCTACCAGCCGAAGGTCGACAGCCCGCGCGCGCTGCTGCACAGCGATACCCAGGACCACGGCCTGGAGCGCGCGCTGGACCACAAGCTGATCGCGCAGGCCAAGCAGGCGCTGGAAAAGGGAGAGCGGGTGTCGTTCATCTCGCCGGTACGCAACGTCAACCGTACCGTCGGCACCATGCTGTCGGGCGAAGTCGCCAAGCGCTACGGCCATGCCGGCTTGCCGGACGATACCATCCACATCCAGCTGCAGGGCACCGCGGGCCAGTCGGCCGGCGCCTTCCTGGCGGCCGGCATCACGCTCGACCTGGTGGGAGAAGGCAACGACTACGTGGGTAAAGGCTTGTCGGGCGGACGCATCATCGTGCGCCCGAACACCGAATTCCGCGGCTGGGCGGTGGACAACATCATCGTCGGCAATACCGTGCTGTACGGCGCCATCGCCGGCGAAGCCTTCCTCAATGGCGTGGCCGGCGAGCGTTTCGCCGTGCGCAACTCGGGTTCCACCGCGGTGGTCGAGGGCGTGGGCGACCACGGTTGCGAATACATGACCGGCGGCACCGTGGTGGTGCTGGGCGACACCGGCCGCAACTTCGCGGCGGGCATGTCGGGCGGCGTGGCCTATGTGTACGACCCGAAGGGCGAGTTCGAAGGGCGCTGCAACACCAGCATGGTGAACCTGGAGCGAGTGCAATCGACCAAGGAACAGAGCGACCAGTCCAGCTGGCACGCCCAGACCCGCAACGGTCCGCGCGAATCGGACGAGGCCATCCTGAAACGCCTGATCGAGCGCCATTTCAAGCACACGGGCTCGACGCGCGCGCGCAACCTGCTCGACGATTGGGCCACCAGCCGCACCAAGTTCGTCAAGGTGTTCCCGACCGACTACAAGCGCGCGCTGGAAGAGATGCACTTTGCCAGCATGGAAGAGGCCAACGACAAGATTGAGTTGGTGGCGTAA
- a CDS encoding glutamate synthase subunit beta, producing the protein MGKITGFMEFQRQEEGHLEPAARLKNYKEFTLTLSDDQAKVQGARCMDCGIPFCNTGCPVNNQIPDWNDLVYHGNYRNAVENLHSTNNFPEFTGRICPAPCESACTLGINDDPVGIKSIERKIADAGWEHGWIVPQPAAHKTGKKVAIIGSGPAGLAAAQQLARAGHDVTVFEKSDRIGGLLRYGIPDFKMEKDLIDRRVEQMKAEGVTFRTSTLIGKDFPTAVSNMARETIFPEDLAKDFDAVVMAGGAEQPRDLPVPGRELKGVHFAMEFLPQQNRVNAGDKVKDQIKATGKHVIVIGGGDTGSDCVGTSNRHGAASITQFELMPQPPEQENKPLVWPYWPTKLRTSSSHEEGCERDWAVATKRFEGKNGKLEKLVACRVEWKDGKMSEVPNSEFELKADLVMLAMGFVSPVQQVLDAFGVQKDARGNARATVDGETCYQTSVPKVFTAGDMRRGQSLVVWAIREGRQCARAVDEFLMGSSELPR; encoded by the coding sequence ATGGGTAAGATCACCGGCTTCATGGAATTTCAGCGACAGGAAGAAGGCCACCTGGAACCCGCTGCCCGCCTCAAGAACTACAAGGAATTCACGCTCACCTTGAGCGACGACCAGGCCAAGGTGCAGGGCGCACGCTGCATGGATTGCGGCATCCCATTCTGCAACACCGGCTGCCCGGTCAACAACCAGATCCCCGACTGGAACGACCTGGTCTATCACGGCAATTACCGCAATGCGGTCGAGAACCTGCACTCGACCAATAATTTCCCGGAATTCACGGGCCGCATCTGCCCGGCGCCGTGCGAATCCGCCTGCACCCTCGGCATCAACGACGACCCGGTCGGCATCAAGTCGATCGAGCGCAAGATCGCCGATGCCGGCTGGGAACATGGCTGGATCGTGCCGCAGCCGGCGGCGCATAAAACCGGCAAGAAAGTCGCGATCATCGGTTCCGGGCCTGCCGGCCTGGCCGCCGCCCAGCAACTGGCGCGCGCCGGCCACGACGTCACGGTGTTCGAGAAGAGCGACCGCATCGGCGGCCTGCTGCGCTACGGCATCCCCGATTTTAAAATGGAAAAGGACTTGATCGACCGCAGGGTCGAACAGATGAAGGCGGAGGGCGTGACCTTCCGCACCAGCACCCTGATCGGCAAGGATTTCCCGACCGCGGTCAGCAACATGGCGCGCGAGACCATTTTCCCGGAAGACCTGGCCAAGGACTTCGATGCGGTGGTCATGGCCGGTGGCGCCGAGCAGCCGCGCGACCTGCCGGTGCCCGGCCGCGAACTGAAGGGCGTGCACTTCGCGATGGAATTCCTGCCCCAGCAGAACCGCGTGAATGCCGGCGATAAAGTAAAAGACCAGATCAAGGCGACCGGGAAGCACGTGATCGTGATCGGCGGCGGCGACACCGGTTCCGACTGCGTCGGCACCTCGAACCGCCACGGCGCTGCCTCGATCACCCAGTTCGAACTGATGCCGCAACCGCCCGAGCAGGAAAACAAGCCGCTGGTCTGGCCCTACTGGCCGACCAAGCTGCGCACCTCGTCCTCGCACGAGGAGGGCTGCGAGCGCGACTGGGCGGTGGCCACCAAGCGTTTCGAGGGCAAGAACGGCAAGCTGGAAAAGCTGGTCGCCTGCCGTGTCGAGTGGAAGGACGGCAAGATGAGCGAAGTGCCGAATTCGGAGTTCGAACTGAAGGCCGACCTGGTGATGCTGGCCATGGGTTTCGTTTCCCCGGTTCAGCAAGTGCTGGATGCCTTCGGCGTGCAAAAGGATGCGCGCGGCAATGCCCGTGCCACGGTCGACGGCGAGACCTGCTACCAGACGTCGGTGCCGAAGGTGTTCACGGCCGGCGACATGCGCCGCGGCCAGTCGCTGGTGGTATGGGCGATCCGCGAAGGGCGCCAGTGCGCGCGCGCGGTCGATGAGTTCCTGATGGGTTCGTCCGAACTGCCGCGCTGA